Proteins encoded by one window of Elaeis guineensis isolate ETL-2024a chromosome 12, EG11, whole genome shotgun sequence:
- the LOC105055597 gene encoding ethylene receptor 2, whose translation MLRALCNGVLILSLHFFACAAEIEFPQCNCDSDSGWSVESILGCQKVSDFLIAAAYFSIPLELFYFVTCSNLFPFKWVLFQFGAFIVLCGLTHFLNVFTYEPHSFILMLALTISKFLTALVSFLTAITLLTLIPQLLRVKVRENFLRIKARELDQEVGHMKRQEEASWHVRMLTQEIRKSLDRHTILYTTLVELSKTLELQNCAVWMPNDDKTKINLTHELRLRNSSDVYRLSIPIDDPDVMEVKKSEGVKILRPESLLGSASSGEVDESGPVAAIRMPLLKVSDFKGGTPEFIQTCYAILVLVLPRDDFRIWRQHELEIVEVVADQVAVALSHAAVLEESQLMRDKLAEQNRALHQAKQNVMMANEARNAFQRVMSQGMRRPVHSILGLLSMMQQENLIPEQRLVIDTMAKTGCVVSTLINDAVEISTINRDHFALEMRSFHLHSMIKEAASVARCLCDFRGFGFGVQVENLVPDRVVGDERRIFHVILHMVGNLLNGCDEGYVTLRVRSDNGVEDRQGLRWAPWQSKLSSGCACVRFEIGIKRLQSFDLSSSVQLSRRPNGEGFDMGLSFSMCKKLVQLMQGNIWAVPNSQGHPEMMTLVLRFQQQPIMPNSELRGSPKHHLPTPSLFKGLKVLLTDEDGINRVVTQKLLEKLGCCVSSVSSGNQCLRCLGTSGTPFQLVILDINMPDMNGFEVAMRIQNFRSGCWPLTVALTASVEEDTWEKCVQVGMSGLIRKPVLLHVLKEELFRVLQNT comes from the exons ATGTTAAGGGCATTGTGCAATGGGGTGTTGATTCTTTCCTTACATTTCTTTGCTTGCGCTGCTGAAATTGAATTCCCCCAATGCAATTGTGACAGCGACAGCGGTTGGAGCGTCGAGAGCATCCTTGGATGCCAGAAAGTTAGTGATTTTCTTATAGCAGCAGCATACTTCTCCATTCCCCTCGAGCTCTTTTACTTTGTGACATGCTCCAACCTCTTCCCCTTCAAATGGGTCCTATTTCAATTTGGTGCCTTCATAGTCCTCTGTGGACTGACGCACTTTCTCAACGTATTCACCTACGAGCCGCACTCTTTCATCCTGATGTTGGCTCTTACCATTTCCAAGTTCCTCACCGCTCTAGTCTCCTTCCTGACGGCAATAACCTTGTTGACTTTGATCCCGCAGCTTCTGAGAGTGAAGGTGAGAGAGAATTTCTTGAGAATAAAAGCTCGCGAGCTTGACCAGGAAGTTGGGCATATGAAGAGGCAGGAGGAAGCGAGCTGGCATGTGCGAATGCTGACTCAAGAGATTAGGAAATCACTTGACCGGCATACCATCTTGTATACCACTTTGGTCGAGCTCTCAAAGACATTGGAGCTCCAGAATTGTGCAGTGTGGATGCCGAATGATGACAAGACAAAGATAAACCTCACTCATGAGTTGAGACTGAGGAACTCTTCAGATGTTTACAGGCTTTCAATTCCAATTGATGACCCTGATGTCATGGAGGTTAAAAAGTCTGAGGGTGTGAAGATACTCAGGCCAGAATCTTTGCTTGGGTCTGCAAGTAGTGGAGAAGTGGATGAATCCGGACCTGTGGCGGCGATTCGAATGCCTTTGTTAAAAGTCTCTGATTTCAAAGGTGGAACACCAGAATTTATTCAAACTTGCTATGCTATATTGGTTTTGGTTCTCCCCAGGGATGATTTTAGGATTTGGAGACAACATGAACTTGAGATCGTTGAAGTTGTTGCTGATCAGGTGGCTGTTGCCCTCTCTCATGCTGCTGTTTTGGAGGAGTCTCAGCTGATGAGAGACAAATTAGCAGAGCAGAACAGGGCCTTGCATCAGGCCAAGCAGAATGTCATGATGGCTAATGAGGCAAGGAATGCATTCCAAAGAGTAATGAGCCAAGGAATGAGGAGACCTGTCCACTCCATTCTTGGTCTGTTGTCTATGATGCAACAAGAAAATTTGATTCCTGAACAGAGGCTCGTCATTGATACAATGGCAAAAACTGGTTGCGTGGTTTCAACATTGATCAATGATGCAGTGGAGATCTCTACCATTAACAGAGATCACTTTGCTCTGGAGATGAGGTCCTTCCACTTGCATTCAATGATCAAGGAAGCTGCTAGTGTTGCAAGGTGTCTTTGTGACTTTAGGGGTTTTGGTTTTGGAGTCCAGGTTGAGAATTTGGTGCCTGATCGAGTTGTTGGTGATGAGAGGCGGATATTTCATGTAATACTGCATATGGTTGGTAATCTGTTAAATGGGTGTGATGAAGGATATGTGACATTACGGGTACGGAGTGATAATGGAGTGGAAGACAGGCAAGGTCTGAGATGGGCTCCATGGCAGTCAAAATTATCTAGTGGGTGTGCTTGTGTGAGGTTCGAGATCGGGATTAAAAGATTGCAAAGTTTTGATTTGAGCTCATCAGTTCAGCTTTCCAGGAGACCCAATGGTGAGGGGTTTGATATGGGCCTCAGCTTCAGCATGTGCAAAAAGCTTGTGCAG CTGATGCAGGGGAACATCTGGGCAGTTCCAAATTCTCAAGGACATCCAGAAATGATGACACTAGTTCTTCGATTCCAACAGCAACCCATTATGCCAAACTCTGAATTAAGAGGATCTCCCAAGCACCACCTACCTACTCCCTCTCTGTTTAAAGGTCTCAAAGTTTTACTAACTGATGAGGACGGCATCAATAGAGTTGTGACACAGAAGCTCCTCGAGAAATTGGGTTGTTGTGTCTCATCAGTTTCTTCAGGGAATCAATGCCTGAGATGTCTAGGCACCTCTGGGACACCTTTCCAACTTGTTATTCTGGACATCAACATGCCTGACATGAATGGCTTTGAGGTGGCCATGAGAATTCAGAATTTCAGGAGTGGTTGCTGGCCTCTGACTGTGGCTTTAACAGCAAGTGTTGAGGAAGATACGTGGGAGAAATGTGTGCAGGTGGGAATGAGTGGCCTGATTCGAAAACCAGTTTTGCTACATGTATTAAAAGAAGAGCTATTCAGAGTCCTTCAGAATACATAG